From one Rhodamnia argentea isolate NSW1041297 chromosome 1, ASM2092103v1, whole genome shotgun sequence genomic stretch:
- the LOC115738822 gene encoding F-box protein At3g07870-like has product MPRVVSRCFPWLSRHRRGERSVDTSDAEKRDGTSDCERRDSFETLPDDVVVNVLSRLVVDQLGHAKGVCRRWRALIATAYFTRVHLQRASSEPILYSMLSERRADDPPFLGVLNWGSPETQRIRQSKLPRFPLPITMYDICDLLGCCDGLLIFRTPSLYEISNPITRERIDLRREGTICGFFLHSLSNKYRLLSYRETPIGFWYQVGGIGPAAWKDVGTYPYRPREQEAPSGAKGHLHWMAVGKEGRSPPCSHSVMVFSTRESKLRFMPHPGDSCRSSEGRSNMHLVEMYGSVYAYAICVKLVGIWVLEDHASWHWVKKCDIDLERHPTSGSMTSYSDYKDVQLIDSQDGELLLFWPRRGFFEYNLQSKTIKRVHVKFSASRMTSRFSAIDLFILHFQNRNDHPVWTLE; this is encoded by the exons ATGCCTAGGGTGGTTTCTCGCTGCTTCCCGTGGCTTTCGCGCCATCGTCGGGGCGAGAGGTCGGTCGACACATCTGATGCCGAGAAGCGGGACGGCACATCTGATTGCGAGAGGCGGGACAGCTTCGAAACCTTACCGGATGATGTCGTAGTGAATGTGCTCAGCAGACTGGTTGTCGACCAACTCGGCCACGCAAAAGGAGTATGCAGAAGGTGGCGTGCTTTGATCGCGACGGCTTACTTCACTCGAGTGCATCTTCAAAGAGCTTCTTCAGAGCCTATCCTGTACTCCATGCTCTCCGAGCGCCGCGCCGATGACCCGCCCTTTTTGGGTGTCCTCAACTGGGGCTCCCCGGAGACGCAACGGATTAGACAATCCAAGCTACCGAGATTCCCACTCCCAATAACCATGTACGACATTTGTGATCTTCTAGGTTGTTGCGACGGACTGCTTATCTTCCGTACCCCATCTTTGTATGAGATTAGCAACCCCATAACGCGGGAGCGAATTGACTTGCGGCGAGAAGGAACGATATGTGGTTTCTTTCTCCATTCGCTTTCGAACAAGTATCGGCTGCTTTCTTACAGAGAAACTCCCATTGGCTTCTGGTATCAGGTGGGCGGCATAGGGCCAGCGGCGTGGAAAGATGTCGGGACGTATCCCTACCGTCCTAGAGAACAAGAAGCCCCATCTGGCGCAAAGGGCCATCTTCACTGGATGGCGGTTGGGAAGGAAGGTAGGTCGCCACCTTGTTCGCATTCCGTCATGGTCTTTAGCACTAGAGAGAGCAAACTTCGTTTTATGCCTCATCCGGGAGATTCATGCCGATCGAGCGAGGGACGTTCGAATATGCACTTGGTGGAAATGTACGGCAGCGTATATGCCTATGCAATTTGCGTAAAACTTGTGGGCATATGGGTTTTGGAGGACCATGCGAGCTGGCATTGGGTAAAGAAGTGCGATATTGATCTCGAGCGGCATCCGACTTCTGGGTCCATGACAAGCTACTCTGACTACAAAGACGTGCAGCTTATAGATAGCCAAGACGGTGAGTTGCTTCTGTTCTGGCCTCGCAGGGGATTCTTTGAGTATAATCTGCAGTCGAAAACAATCAAAAGAGTCCACGTGAAATTTAGCGCAAGCAGAATGACGAGCAG GTTCTCAGCTATTGATCTCTTCATTCTTCATTTTCAGAACCGGAATGATCACCCTGTTTGGACTTTGGAATGA